Proteins encoded together in one Flavobacterium keumense window:
- a CDS encoding FAD-binding and (Fe-S)-binding domain-containing protein — MSQILPLQQLSNALEGDLFYDELHKIIYSTDASVYQIKPIAVARPKSVADIQSLVRFANEYQIPLTPRTAGTSLAGQTVGSGIIVDVSKYFTKIVSFDKENKTVTVQPGVIRDELNLFLKPHGLFFGPNTSTSNRCMIGGMVGNNSSGTTSIRYGVTRDKIVELKAILSDGSATVFKSLTSEEFVEKTKGDSLENQIYRTLYEELSNSETQNEIVKEFPKPEIHRRNTGYAVDLLLKSNLFSGTEPTINLGTLLCGSEGTLAFTTEVTLKVDDLPPTHNIMVAAHFHTIQESLEAVMIAMKHHLYTCEMMDDTILNCTKTNREQAKNRFFIQGDPKAVIMLEVASDSLEEAERQADALIADLEQNNFGYALPKLYGDEIDKINDLRKAGLGLLGSIVGDDKAADSIEDTAVELSDLPNYIAEFAAMMKSYGQEAIYYAHAGAGELHLRPVLNLKKKEDLQLFRTIATEVAVLVKKYRGSLSGEHGDGIVRGEFLPYMIGESNYELLKRIKKAFDPNAIFNRGRITDTPKMDENLRVESGRVEPEIETIQDFSDSMGILRVAEKCNGSGDCRKLPSAGGTLCPSYRATRNEKDTTRARANALRQFLTDSEKENKFDHDELYQVFELCVSCKACASECPSNVDVASLKSEFLYQYQKANGFSTRNKTFAYNAKLNNLGSLTPKLTNWFTNLSIVKKKMGIAPQRVVPHLAPKTFRKWLDNNHKELEEGTYPNGQVLLFCDEFTNFYDVSVGIDAYELLTKLGYQVLVVDHQESGRAFISKGFLEQAKAIASINVDIFKEIVTDAIPLIGIEPSAILTFRDEYIRLAEDKAGAEQLAKHVFTIEEFFKNEIAKGAIRSEQFSDEAKEIKIHGHCHQKALSTVEATFAMLNVPKNTTVTIYNSGCCGMAGSFGYEKEHYEVSMQMGEDTLFPKIRATESTVAIAAAGTSCRHQIFDGTSREAQHPVTILKSCLK, encoded by the coding sequence ATGTCACAAATACTACCTTTACAACAACTGTCAAACGCATTAGAAGGGGATCTTTTCTATGACGAATTACATAAAATTATATATTCTACCGATGCTTCGGTTTACCAAATCAAACCTATTGCGGTAGCTAGGCCAAAATCGGTAGCAGATATTCAATCCTTGGTTCGATTTGCCAATGAATACCAAATTCCATTAACGCCAAGAACTGCAGGAACTTCTTTAGCTGGTCAAACGGTGGGTAGCGGAATTATAGTGGACGTCTCCAAATATTTTACAAAAATTGTCTCTTTTGATAAAGAAAATAAAACGGTTACGGTTCAGCCAGGTGTGATTCGCGATGAGCTGAATTTGTTTTTAAAACCACACGGTTTGTTTTTTGGTCCCAATACTTCTACGTCTAATCGTTGTATGATAGGGGGAATGGTAGGAAACAATTCGTCGGGAACAACTTCCATTCGCTATGGAGTGACACGAGATAAAATTGTGGAACTAAAAGCCATTTTGAGTGATGGTTCGGCTACGGTTTTTAAATCCCTTACTTCGGAGGAGTTTGTCGAGAAAACAAAAGGAGATTCCTTGGAAAATCAGATTTACAGAACATTGTATGAAGAACTTTCCAATTCTGAAACGCAAAACGAAATCGTAAAAGAATTTCCAAAACCTGAAATTCACAGAAGGAATACAGGCTATGCCGTTGATTTATTATTGAAATCGAATTTGTTTTCTGGTACCGAACCCACAATTAATCTAGGAACCTTACTTTGCGGAAGTGAAGGAACTCTAGCTTTTACTACAGAAGTTACGCTGAAAGTAGACGATTTGCCTCCTACACATAATATTATGGTGGCGGCACATTTTCACACCATTCAAGAAAGTTTAGAAGCTGTAATGATAGCGATGAAACATCATTTGTACACTTGCGAAATGATGGACGATACAATTTTGAATTGTACCAAAACCAATAGAGAACAAGCGAAAAATCGTTTCTTCATACAAGGAGATCCCAAAGCAGTGATTATGTTAGAAGTGGCTTCGGATTCCTTGGAAGAAGCCGAACGACAAGCGGATGCTTTAATTGCCGATTTAGAACAAAATAATTTTGGTTACGCTTTGCCTAAGTTATACGGAGATGAGATAGATAAGATTAATGACTTACGAAAAGCAGGTTTAGGACTTTTAGGAAGTATAGTGGGTGATGATAAAGCAGCTGATTCTATTGAAGATACGGCAGTTGAGTTGAGCGATTTACCAAATTATATTGCCGAATTTGCTGCGATGATGAAAAGTTACGGACAAGAAGCAATTTATTATGCCCATGCAGGTGCAGGAGAATTGCATTTGCGACCTGTCTTGAATTTAAAAAAGAAAGAAGATTTACAATTATTTAGAACCATTGCAACTGAAGTGGCTGTTTTGGTCAAAAAATACAGAGGTTCGCTTAGTGGAGAACACGGGGACGGAATTGTACGCGGTGAGTTTTTGCCGTACATGATTGGAGAAAGCAATTATGAATTGCTAAAACGTATCAAAAAAGCATTTGATCCGAATGCTATTTTCAATAGAGGTCGTATTACTGATACACCTAAAATGGATGAAAATCTTAGGGTAGAATCGGGGAGAGTAGAACCGGAAATTGAAACGATACAAGATTTCTCAGACAGTATGGGGATTTTGCGCGTGGCTGAAAAATGTAACGGTTCTGGTGATTGTAGAAAATTGCCATCGGCAGGAGGCACTTTGTGTCCGAGTTACCGTGCCACTCGAAATGAAAAAGATACGACTCGTGCTAGAGCTAATGCGTTAAGACAATTTTTAACCGATTCGGAAAAAGAGAATAAATTTGATCACGACGAATTATACCAAGTGTTTGAATTGTGTGTGAGTTGCAAAGCTTGTGCAAGTGAATGTCCGAGTAATGTAGATGTTGCTTCTTTGAAATCCGAGTTTTTGTATCAATACCAAAAAGCAAATGGGTTCTCTACTAGAAATAAAACATTCGCCTATAATGCCAAATTGAATAATTTAGGTAGCTTAACACCTAAATTGACCAATTGGTTTACCAACTTATCTATTGTCAAAAAGAAAATGGGAATTGCTCCGCAGCGAGTAGTACCACATTTAGCTCCAAAGACTTTTCGAAAATGGTTGGATAACAATCATAAAGAACTCGAAGAAGGAACCTATCCTAATGGCCAAGTTCTATTGTTTTGTGATGAGTTCACTAATTTTTATGATGTTTCGGTAGGAATTGATGCTTATGAACTTTTGACAAAATTAGGCTATCAAGTCTTGGTAGTAGATCATCAAGAAAGTGGGCGTGCATTTATTTCTAAAGGATTTTTGGAACAAGCCAAGGCGATTGCTTCTATTAATGTGGATATTTTCAAGGAAATTGTTACCGATGCAATTCCTTTGATTGGAATAGAACCCTCGGCTATTTTGACTTTTAGAGATGAATACATTCGATTGGCAGAAGATAAAGCAGGAGCGGAACAACTTGCGAAGCACGTTTTTACAATAGAAGAGTTCTTTAAAAACGAGATTGCTAAAGGAGCTATTCGTTCTGAGCAATTCTCGGATGAAGCAAAAGAAATTAAAATTCACGGACATTGTCATCAAAAAGCATTGAGTACTGTTGAAGCTACTTTTGCCATGTTGAATGTACCTAAAAATACTACAGTTACTATTTATAACTCGGGTTGTTGTGGAATGGCAGGTTCTTTTGGTTACGAAAAAGAACATTATGAAGTGAGTATGCAAATGGGTGAAGATACTTTGTTTCCAAAAATTAGAGCAACCGAAAGTACTGTTGCTATTGCAGCAGCAGGAACAAGTTGCCGTCACCAAATATTTGATGGAACATCGAGAGAAGCGCAACATCCAGTTACAATTTTAAAATCTTGTTTAAAATAA
- a CDS encoding amino acid permease, protein MALKGLFRKKTIHDIMKQVEQNESDGHNALGKHLTTRDLTAFGIAAIVGAGIFSTIGKASADGGPAVIFLFLFTALACGFAAFAYAEFASMVPVSGSAYTYSYVAFGEIIAWIIGWALIMEYAVGNITVAISWSDYFTGLLRTANIELPQWIQMDYLSASNGFKDATALMQGGKSFDNLSANLQDAYTAWTTCPVIGSFHFVADIPAMLIIIVITALVYRGMKESRNAGNLMVIIKLGIILLVIAVGAFYVDTTHWSPFAPNGVSGVLKGVSAVFFAYIGFDAISTTAEECKNPQRDLPRGMMWAIIICTILYIVIALVLTGMVSYNELNVGDPLAFVFEKLDLKWMSGIIAVSAVIAMASVLLVFQMGQPRIWMSMSRDGLLPQKFSRVHPKFKTPSYATIVTGFVVGIPALFMNLTMVTDLCSIGTLFAFVLVCAGVLVLQNKKDIPRGKFKTPYINAKYIFPIALLLEVFFAFTYNSKATMKFIANETQVNSPSTIVTALNQSETDKVYRYLVGLETKQSTNDVEALLSQYQEDDAKYEAIVAGLPISNDIKYESGFDLFKHKIPMWIFVITLIGLAIWSYKENLSLIPLLGLVSCLYMMAELSVWNWIYFTVWLLLGLVIYFGFSRKNSKLNQNKN, encoded by the coding sequence ATGGCATTAAAGGGTTTGTTTAGGAAAAAGACAATTCATGATATCATGAAACAGGTCGAGCAAAATGAAAGTGATGGACATAATGCTTTAGGAAAACATTTGACTACCAGAGATTTAACAGCCTTTGGGATTGCAGCGATTGTTGGGGCAGGTATTTTTAGCACTATTGGTAAAGCAAGTGCTGATGGTGGTCCAGCTGTAATTTTTCTGTTTCTATTCACTGCCTTGGCCTGTGGTTTTGCGGCTTTTGCTTATGCTGAGTTTGCTTCCATGGTACCCGTTTCTGGATCGGCATACACGTATTCGTACGTAGCTTTTGGCGAAATTATCGCTTGGATTATCGGATGGGCTTTGATTATGGAATATGCCGTAGGGAATATTACGGTAGCCATTTCGTGGAGTGATTATTTTACAGGATTGCTTCGAACGGCTAATATTGAACTCCCGCAATGGATTCAAATGGACTATTTGTCGGCATCTAATGGTTTCAAAGATGCAACTGCCTTGATGCAAGGAGGAAAATCATTTGATAATTTAAGTGCTAATTTGCAAGATGCCTATACTGCTTGGACAACTTGTCCAGTAATTGGAAGTTTTCATTTTGTGGCTGATATTCCGGCTATGTTGATTATCATTGTGATTACTGCATTGGTGTATAGAGGAATGAAAGAATCTAGAAATGCAGGAAATCTAATGGTGATTATTAAATTGGGTATAATTTTATTAGTTATTGCTGTTGGGGCTTTTTATGTAGATACCACACATTGGAGTCCATTTGCGCCTAATGGAGTAAGTGGTGTTTTAAAAGGGGTTTCGGCAGTGTTTTTTGCTTATATCGGTTTTGATGCCATTTCTACTACGGCTGAAGAATGTAAAAATCCGCAACGTGATTTACCTCGAGGTATGATGTGGGCGATTATTATTTGTACCATTTTGTATATTGTTATCGCATTGGTTTTAACCGGAATGGTAAGTTATAATGAATTGAATGTGGGTGACCCATTGGCTTTTGTATTTGAAAAATTAGATTTAAAATGGATGTCGGGCATTATAGCTGTGAGTGCTGTAATTGCCATGGCAAGTGTGCTTTTGGTTTTCCAAATGGGGCAACCTCGTATTTGGATGAGTATGAGTCGAGACGGTTTATTACCTCAAAAATTCTCTAGAGTACATCCAAAATTCAAAACACCATCGTATGCTACTATAGTGACTGGTTTTGTAGTAGGAATTCCTGCTTTGTTTATGAATTTGACTATGGTAACTGACTTGTGTAGTATCGGAACCTTATTCGCATTTGTATTGGTGTGTGCAGGAGTTTTAGTTTTGCAAAACAAAAAAGATATTCCGAGAGGAAAATTTAAAACACCCTACATCAATGCGAAATATATCTTTCCAATTGCCTTATTGTTGGAAGTGTTTTTTGCGTTCACCTACAATAGTAAGGCTACGATGAAATTCATTGCGAATGAAACTCAAGTAAATTCACCATCTACAATAGTGACGGCTTTAAATCAATCAGAAACAGATAAAGTATATCGATATTTAGTTGGATTGGAAACCAAACAATCGACTAACGATGTAGAAGCATTGTTGAGTCAATACCAAGAAGACGATGCAAAATACGAAGCCATTGTAGCTGGTTTGCCAATTTCCAATGATATAAAATACGAAAGCGGTTTTGATTTGTTCAAACATAAAATACCGATGTGGATTTTTGTAATCACATTAATCGGCTTAGCGATTTGGTCTTACAAAGAAAATTTATCCTTAATTCCCTTATTAGGCTTAGTTTCTTGTTTGTACATGATGGCCGAATTGAGTGTTTGGAATTGGATTTATTTCACGGTTTGGTTACTATTAGGATTGGTAATTTATTTTGGCTTTAGCCGAAAAAATAGTAAGTTGAATCAAAATAAAAACTAA
- the lpdA gene encoding dihydrolipoyl dehydrogenase, which yields MSSFDVVVIGSGPGGYVSAIRCAQLGFKTAIIEKYATLGGTCLNVGCIPSKALLSSSHHYAEIAHFAEHGIELSGEVKVNLEKMIARKQAVVEQTSGGINYLMDKNKITVFNGLGSFVDATHIAIAKADGTSETIEAKNTIIATGSKPSSLPFIKIDKERIITSTEALALKEVPKHLVIIGGGVIGIELGQVYLRLGAQVSVVEFMDRIIPGMDSSLSKELTKVLKKQGMKFYTSHKVQSVERAGDVVTVKAENAKGEIITLEGDYSLVSVGRRPYTDGLNADKAGVKITDRGQVEVNDHLQTSVSNIYAIGDVVRGAMLAHKAEEEGTMVAEIIAGQKPHIDYNLIPGVVYTWPEVAAVGQTEEQLKASGVEFKSGSFPFKALGRARASGDLDGFVKILADAKTDEVLGVHMIGARTADLIAEAVTAMEFRASAEDISRMSHAHPTFAEAIKEAALAATDNRALHV from the coding sequence ATGAGTTCATTTGACGTAGTCGTTATAGGTTCTGGTCCTGGTGGATATGTGTCAGCAATTCGTTGCGCACAATTGGGTTTCAAAACCGCTATTATTGAAAAATATGCTACTTTAGGAGGTACTTGCTTGAATGTAGGTTGTATTCCTTCTAAAGCATTATTGTCTTCTTCACATCATTATGCAGAAATTGCTCATTTCGCTGAACACGGAATCGAACTTTCTGGAGAGGTTAAAGTAAATTTAGAGAAGATGATTGCGCGTAAGCAAGCGGTGGTAGAGCAAACTTCAGGAGGAATCAACTACTTGATGGACAAAAATAAGATAACTGTTTTTAATGGTTTAGGTTCGTTTGTTGATGCTACTCATATCGCTATTGCTAAAGCGGATGGCACTTCAGAAACTATTGAAGCTAAAAATACCATTATTGCTACAGGTTCAAAACCATCTTCTTTGCCATTTATCAAAATTGATAAAGAAAGAATCATCACATCGACTGAAGCTTTGGCTTTGAAAGAAGTACCAAAACACTTAGTTATTATTGGTGGTGGTGTAATTGGAATTGAATTAGGACAAGTGTATCTTCGTTTAGGAGCACAAGTTTCTGTAGTGGAATTCATGGACCGAATTATTCCTGGAATGGACAGTTCATTGTCTAAAGAATTGACTAAAGTCTTGAAAAAACAAGGAATGAAATTCTATACTTCTCACAAAGTACAATCAGTGGAAAGAGCAGGAGATGTTGTGACTGTAAAAGCTGAAAATGCAAAAGGAGAAATTATTACTTTAGAAGGAGATTATTCATTAGTGTCTGTAGGGCGTCGTCCATACACTGACGGATTGAATGCAGACAAAGCGGGTGTAAAAATTACAGATAGAGGACAAGTAGAAGTAAACGATCATTTGCAAACTTCGGTTTCTAATATCTATGCTATTGGAGATGTAGTTCGTGGCGCTATGTTGGCTCACAAAGCCGAAGAAGAAGGAACTATGGTAGCTGAAATTATTGCGGGTCAAAAACCACATATTGATTACAATTTGATTCCGGGAGTGGTGTACACTTGGCCAGAAGTAGCTGCTGTTGGTCAAACCGAAGAGCAATTGAAAGCTTCTGGTGTAGAGTTTAAATCAGGAAGTTTCCCGTTCAAAGCCTTAGGTCGTGCTAGAGCAAGTGGCGATTTAGACGGATTTGTGAAAATATTAGCAGATGCTAAAACCGATGAGGTTTTAGGAGTACATATGATTGGTGCTAGAACAGCCGATTTAATTGCAGAAGCAGTAACTGCTATGGAATTTAGAGCTTCTGCTGAAGATATTTCAAGAATGTCACACGCACATCCAACATTTGCTGAAGCTATCAAAGAGGCGGCTTTAGCTGCAACGGATAATAGAGCATTACATGTTTAA
- a CDS encoding glutaminyl-peptide cyclotransferase produces the protein MKKYNFLFIILLGLILSNCGGAKKENNTLFTFDSNQFKAQYLPQESIELNLLNPNSKTVDSVVYYVNETKIGTTKGLSKLPFTFKDQKLGYQNLKAIIYFEGETTEATDRVELVSNVQPKLLKYSIVNTFAHDTASFTEGLEFHNDTLFESTGQKGASYFRKYDYKTGKIFKQNNLDAKYFGEGITFVNNKLYQLTWQEKTGFIYNATTLKLEKTFTYEKDIEGWGMTNDGKYIYQTDGTEKIWKMDPNTLKMVDYSNVYSGNAKIKSINELEWIDGKIYANVWQKDAIAVVNPTSGSVEGILDLSGLRKFVKNPTAEVLNGIAYNPKTKTLFVTGKNWDKLFEIKVSE, from the coding sequence ATGAAAAAGTATAACTTCTTATTTATCATTTTATTAGGGCTAATTTTATCCAACTGTGGCGGAGCTAAAAAAGAAAACAACACCCTATTTACTTTTGATAGTAACCAATTTAAAGCACAATACCTACCCCAAGAATCTATCGAATTAAATCTTTTAAATCCCAATTCAAAAACGGTTGATAGTGTGGTGTATTATGTAAACGAAACTAAAATTGGCACCACAAAAGGATTAAGTAAACTGCCTTTTACTTTTAAAGATCAGAAACTTGGCTATCAAAATCTGAAAGCTATTATTTACTTTGAAGGAGAAACTACTGAAGCGACGGACCGAGTAGAATTGGTTTCCAATGTACAGCCCAAATTATTGAAGTATTCAATTGTAAACACTTTTGCTCACGATACAGCTTCTTTCACAGAAGGTCTTGAATTTCATAATGATACTTTATTCGAAAGTACAGGCCAAAAAGGAGCTTCTTATTTTAGAAAATACGATTATAAAACAGGTAAAATCTTCAAACAAAACAATTTAGATGCAAAGTACTTCGGAGAAGGAATCACCTTTGTCAACAATAAATTGTACCAACTTACTTGGCAGGAAAAAACAGGATTCATCTACAATGCGACTACATTGAAATTAGAAAAAACGTTTACTTATGAGAAAGACATTGAAGGTTGGGGAATGACAAATGATGGCAAGTACATTTACCAAACAGACGGCACCGAAAAAATTTGGAAAATGGATCCAAACACTTTGAAAATGGTAGATTATAGTAATGTTTATTCTGGAAATGCTAAAATAAAATCAATCAATGAATTAGAATGGATTGATGGAAAAATTTATGCTAACGTTTGGCAAAAAGATGCTATTGCAGTAGTAAATCCTACAAGTGGATCTGTGGAAGGAATTTTGGATTTATCAGGGCTTAGAAAATTTGTAAAAAACCCAACTGCCGAAGTACTCAACGGAATTGCTTACAATCCTAAAACCAAAACACTATTTGTAACAGGTAAAAATTGGGATAAACTATTTGAAATTAAAGTTTCAGAATAA
- a CDS encoding SDR family oxidoreductase, whose protein sequence is MGKVVLITGGSSGIGKAIGDFLFHKGFTVYGTSRNPEKVSNSLFPLIALDVREVASIQSAVATIIQEAGRLDIVINNAGVGITGPLEEIPMDEIKNNFETNFFGPIEVMKAALPQMRVQQSGLIINITSIAGYMGLPYRSVYSASKGALELITEALRMEVKSFGIQITNVAPGDFATNIAAGRFHAPVVQGSAYEKVYAGVLQTMDAHVDSGSNPNEMAEAVYRIIQNPNPKIHYKVGAFMQKFSIVLKRILPDKVYEKMLMNHYKL, encoded by the coding sequence ATGGGTAAAGTGGTTTTAATTACAGGAGGATCTTCAGGAATAGGGAAGGCTATAGGCGATTTTTTATTTCATAAAGGCTTTACGGTATATGGAACAAGTAGAAACCCTGAAAAGGTGTCTAATTCTCTTTTTCCTTTGATTGCTTTAGATGTTCGAGAGGTTGCTTCAATTCAGTCAGCAGTAGCTACAATTATTCAAGAAGCGGGGAGATTAGATATTGTGATTAATAATGCCGGGGTGGGTATTACAGGACCTTTGGAAGAAATTCCAATGGATGAAATCAAAAACAATTTTGAAACTAATTTCTTTGGTCCTATCGAAGTAATGAAAGCGGCATTGCCTCAAATGCGCGTTCAACAATCAGGATTGATTATTAATATTACCTCCATTGCAGGCTATATGGGATTGCCGTATCGCTCCGTATATTCGGCTTCTAAAGGAGCTTTGGAGTTAATCACGGAAGCGTTGCGAATGGAAGTGAAGTCGTTTGGAATTCAAATTACGAATGTGGCTCCAGGTGATTTTGCCACCAATATCGCAGCAGGACGTTTTCATGCGCCAGTAGTACAAGGTTCGGCTTACGAGAAAGTATATGCGGGAGTTTTACAAACTATGGATGCACACGTAGATAGCGGTAGTAATCCCAATGAAATGGCCGAAGCGGTGTATCGAATTATTCAAAATCCAAATCCTAAAATTCATTATAAAGTAGGCGCTTTTATGCAAAAATTCTCGATTGTATTAAAAAGAATTCTGCCTGATAAAGTCTACGAAAAAATGCTGATGAATCATTATAAGTTGTAA
- the fsa gene encoding fructose-6-phosphate aldolase: MKFFIDTANLAQIKEAQSLGVLDGVTTNPSLMAKEGITGKNNILKHYVDICNLVDGDVSAEVNALDFEGMIKEGEELADLHEQIVVKLPMTKEGVQAAKYFSDKGIRTNVTLVFSAGQALLAAKAGATYVSPFIGRLDDVSTDGLALIEEIRQIYDNYGFETQILAASVRHTMHIMNCAKIGADVMTGPLSAIYGLLKHPLTDIGLAQFVADFEKGNK, from the coding sequence ATGAAATTTTTTATTGACACGGCTAATTTAGCTCAAATTAAAGAAGCGCAGTCTTTAGGCGTTTTAGATGGCGTAACTACTAATCCGTCATTAATGGCAAAAGAAGGAATTACAGGAAAGAACAACATTTTGAAACATTATGTTGACATTTGTAATTTAGTTGACGGCGATGTAAGTGCTGAAGTAAATGCTTTGGATTTTGAAGGAATGATTAAAGAAGGCGAGGAGTTAGCTGATTTACACGAGCAAATCGTAGTGAAATTACCCATGACTAAAGAGGGAGTTCAAGCGGCTAAATATTTTTCGGACAAAGGTATTAGAACGAATGTTACTTTAGTATTCTCTGCAGGACAAGCGTTGTTAGCGGCTAAAGCTGGAGCTACTTATGTTTCTCCGTTCATTGGTCGTTTGGATGATGTTTCTACAGATGGATTGGCATTGATTGAAGAAATTCGTCAGATTTATGATAACTACGGATTTGAAACGCAAATTTTAGCGGCTTCTGTACGCCACACGATGCACATTATGAATTGTGCTAAAATTGGTGCCGATGTCATGACAGGACCTCTTTCGGCTATCTACGGCTTGTTGAAACACCCATTGACTGATATTGGATTAGCGCAGTTTGTGGCTGATTTTGAGAAAGGAAATAAATAA
- a CDS encoding DUF3883 domain-containing protein, whose protein sequence is MFFKLHSERKIGFKQLSLADLGLGTSHQTHIGLYGDIFTYLQDSEVEEKALLIYNNNIDSVDCYFDRIENPDGTYRSPKIRKGERNSVSVVTVIRDKAAEYPSSYRWFLIWFGLENEEMVFYFFNDQSSDYSEVSNILDLSRGGRIDDSDNQYTQLLNYLENKVNVSGKKIIEELEIASQVGTSKKYRPFDLENANNLFKETGKKGEEIIANYLDYQKSRNQIFNYTWYNRSMETGLPYDFSIQKNDQNVIFIDVKSTNFKFEQPLIFSNQEIECIADKSNYHIYRVFDLSEDLANPKLRICENSRNIATIIQPQISQLCTSLSQQQVTLQMTKMAIKPTNELLTFNNEILLNF, encoded by the coding sequence ATGTTCTTTAAATTACATAGCGAACGTAAAATTGGCTTTAAACAGCTATCGTTAGCTGACTTAGGATTAGGCACAAGTCATCAAACTCATATTGGATTATACGGAGATATATTTACATATCTGCAAGATTCGGAAGTAGAAGAAAAAGCTCTTTTGATTTATAACAATAATATTGATAGTGTAGATTGCTATTTTGATAGAATAGAAAATCCAGACGGAACATATAGAAGTCCTAAAATTAGAAAAGGAGAACGTAATTCTGTTTCTGTAGTAACAGTCATAAGAGATAAAGCGGCAGAATATCCTTCTTCATACAGATGGTTTTTAATTTGGTTTGGACTTGAAAATGAAGAAATGGTATTCTATTTTTTCAATGACCAATCTTCTGACTATTCCGAAGTATCTAATATTCTTGATTTATCAAGAGGAGGAAGAATTGATGATTCTGACAATCAATACACACAACTTCTAAATTATCTTGAAAATAAAGTAAATGTTAGTGGAAAAAAAATAATTGAAGAATTAGAAATCGCATCACAGGTTGGAACATCAAAAAAATACAGACCTTTTGATTTAGAAAATGCGAATAATTTATTTAAAGAAACAGGAAAAAAGGGAGAAGAAATAATTGCAAATTATCTTGACTATCAAAAATCAAGAAATCAAATATTTAATTACACTTGGTATAACAGAAGTATGGAAACGGGTCTTCCATACGACTTCAGCATTCAAAAGAATGACCAAAATGTAATATTCATAGATGTAAAATCAACGAACTTTAAATTTGAACAACCTCTAATCTTCAGTAATCAAGAAATTGAATGTATTGCAGACAAAAGCAATTATCATATTTATAGAGTATTTGATTTATCCGAAGATTTAGCAAATCCAAAACTACGAATTTGCGAAAATAGTAGAAATATTGCAACAATAATTCAACCTCAAATATCACAACTATGCACATCTTTAAGCCAACAACAAGTAACCTTACAGATGACAAAAATGGCTATAAAACCAACCAATGAATTACTAACCTTTAATAATGAAATCCTTCTAAACTTCTAA
- the dcm gene encoding DNA (cytosine-5-)-methyltransferase gives MKHLELFAGIGGFRKAFDIFGEDLKIPMQCIGYSELDIYANKTYTANYNTKNETVLGDIVEFTSHKRNIENLADFDVLTGGFPCQSFSMMGKQKGFEDVRGNVFFNIIEILKVKKPKFILLENVKNIVTHDKGNTIKVIEEEIRKVGYKNVFYNIFNTQNFGLAQKRNRVFIFATTEDLPKDFIFNEKVVIDNFKSIKKCSLLKQKTTLDVLGKEVEEKYYLSETLKPTILSNGSKNFKSKSEINQLVARPLTATMVKMHRACQDNYFSHEFLNSEKPLEYLKTEYSKEEQAKHRIRKLTPHEAFLLQGFNGSFVSNAMNVGVSNHQLYKQAGNAVSVNTVYAVLHYLFIKNDLIKYVL, from the coding sequence ATGAAACACTTAGAATTATTCGCAGGTATTGGAGGATTCAGAAAGGCTTTCGACATTTTTGGAGAAGACCTTAAAATACCTATGCAATGTATCGGTTATTCAGAATTAGATATTTACGCTAATAAAACATATACAGCAAATTATAACACCAAAAACGAAACCGTTTTAGGCGATATAGTAGAGTTTACATCACATAAAAGAAATATTGAAAATCTTGCAGATTTTGATGTTCTAACAGGTGGATTTCCTTGTCAATCATTTAGTATGATGGGAAAACAAAAAGGATTTGAAGACGTTAGAGGGAATGTATTTTTTAATATTATTGAAATTTTAAAAGTTAAAAAGCCTAAATTCATTTTACTTGAAAATGTAAAAAATATTGTTACTCACGACAAAGGAAATACAATTAAAGTTATTGAAGAAGAAATCAGAAAAGTAGGATACAAAAATGTATTTTACAATATTTTCAATACTCAAAATTTTGGATTAGCACAAAAGAGAAATCGTGTTTTTATCTTTGCAACAACAGAAGACTTGCCAAAAGATTTTATTTTCAATGAAAAAGTAGTTATTGACAATTTTAAAAGTATCAAAAAATGTAGCTTACTAAAACAAAAAACAACACTTGATGTACTTGGAAAAGAAGTAGAAGAAAAATATTATCTTTCTGAAACATTAAAACCTACCATTTTATCAAATGGTTCTAAAAATTTTAAGTCAAAATCTGAAATAAACCAACTTGTTGCAAGACCATTAACAGCAACTATGGTAAAAATGCACAGAGCTTGCCAAGATAATTATTTTTCTCACGAATTTTTAAATTCTGAAAAACCTTTAGAATATTTGAAAACCGAATATTCAAAAGAAGAACAGGCTAAACACAGAATAAGAAAACTAACACCTCACGAAGCATTTTTATTACAAGGGTTCAATGGAAGTTTTGTTTCAAATGCAATGAATGTAGGAGTTAGTAATCATCAACTTTATAAACAAGCAGGAAATGCAGTAAGTGTAAACACAGTTTATGCTGTCTTGCATTATCTTTTCATAAAAAACGACCTTATTAAATATGTTCTTTAA